The genome window TACTCTAGGTAGTTATGACTATATTTTGTTAACTGAAATTTCAGACGATCAGTTTTATAATATGGATGTTAGCAAATATGATAAAATGCTTGATTTAGTATTCAATGACAGAATTGCTACCAAAATTATTACTAACTATGCAATTTTTACTGAAGAACCAGCAAGAAGTTATTCAGCAGAAGCCGAAAAAGTTACTTTTGAAATTAGAGCTATTAATTGCCAAAAAACCAGCCCAAATAAAAACTAAAAGGAGAATTTTACTATGATAATGCGATACAAAATGAAAATTTTGACTAAAAACAAAACCTATGAATACCCACTTAGAGTATTGCCGG of Borreliella valaisiana VS116 contains these proteins:
- a CDS encoding DUF1463 family protein; amino-acid sequence: MQFYDLRKVYFSIGGRQLHSGKLELTSEPTTRAVVSNEDKGMPVISLRDPKTITYVFNIEVTLGSYDYILLTEISDDQFYNMDVSKYDKMLDLVFNDRIATKIITNYAIFTEEPARSYSAEAEKVTFEIRAINCQKTSPNKN